CGTCGATGAATCCCGTGGTGAAGGTAAGAGGGCGGCACCGCCGTTCGCGAGCCGCAACCGATCTTGAATGGGATGGCGGCATGCCGCAACCCCTATGCCATTCGGCCAGATTGACTGCGCGAATCCGTTTGATATCATTGCTATCACACGTGTAGCGGGGAATGGAAATGGCAAATCTTTTGGTCCGAAATCTGGACGATGCGTTGGTGCAGAACCTGCGTGAGCAGGCCGCGGCTCACGGGCGCAGCGTCGAAGCAGAGCATCGGGAAATCCTGGCGCAGGCGCTCTTTCAGCCCAGGAAGCTCAGCTTCGCGGAATTGCTGATGAGCATGCCCGACGTCGGCGACGACGCCGACTTCGAGCGCCGCAATGACGAAACTGACGATAGCGGGGGACCGGGTGTATTTGATTGATACCAACGTAATCAGCGAAATGCGCAAGAGCAGCCGCGCCAATCCTG
The DNA window shown above is from Paraburkholderia sp. PGU19 and carries:
- a CDS encoding DNA-binding protein, with translation MANLLVRNLDDALVQNLREQAAAHGRSVEAEHREILAQALFQPRKLSFAELLMSMPDVGDDADFERRNDETDDSGGPGVFD